A section of the Cryobacterium soli genome encodes:
- the dut gene encoding dUTP diphosphatase, with translation MSESVEVLIAAPVLPTYAHPGDAGADLHSAEALVLAPGERALVGTGVSIALPDGYAAFVVPRSGLAVKHGITIVNSPGTVDAGYRGEIKVCLLNTDSTAPFEIQAGDRIAQLIVAPVSRAVFVPVERLPGSLRGAGGFGSTGIAQQAADLAPHSPASAPADAHLSGETL, from the coding sequence GTGTCTGAAAGCGTTGAAGTCCTGATAGCCGCGCCCGTTCTCCCCACTTACGCCCATCCAGGCGACGCTGGAGCCGATCTCCACTCGGCCGAGGCCCTCGTCCTGGCTCCCGGCGAACGGGCCCTCGTGGGCACCGGTGTGTCGATCGCGCTGCCCGACGGCTACGCCGCCTTCGTCGTTCCGCGCAGCGGGCTTGCCGTCAAACACGGCATCACCATCGTGAACTCGCCGGGCACCGTCGACGCGGGCTACCGCGGGGAGATCAAGGTCTGCCTGCTCAACACCGACAGCACTGCCCCCTTTGAGATCCAGGCCGGCGACCGGATCGCCCAGCTCATCGTCGCGCCGGTGTCGCGTGCCGTGTTCGTGCCCGTCGAACGCCTGCCCGGCAGCCTTCGTGGCGCCGGTGGCTTCGGCTCAACGGGCATTGCGCAGCAGGCTGCCGACCTGGCCCCCCATTCCCCAGCGTCCGCACCGGCGGATGCCCACCTGAGCGGAGAAACCCTGTGA
- the dxs gene encoding 1-deoxy-D-xylulose-5-phosphate synthase produces MTLLETIHGPRDLDGLTKEQLVELAAEVRAFLVAEISKTGGHLGPNLGVVEMTIAIHRIFDSPRDAIVFDTGHQSYVHKMLTGRQDFSRLRQTGGLAGYPQRSESEHDIVESSHASSSLSWADGISRAFEMTGQSDRNVIAVVGDGSLTGGMTWEALNNISDDNNRRLIIVINDNGRSYAPTIGGMARFLNTVRLRRSYKAAYITSRQAFDHMGAPARAIFRGVRGGLHGFLSRFSNNEALYSNLDIKYIGPVDGHDMEAMLEALTQAKEYGAPVIVHTITQKGKGYDPAVQDVADQFHAVGVIDPETGEPTESAGAPSWTSVFADELLNLATDNPKLVAITAAMLRPTGLHKMAERFPERVHDVGIAEQHAVTSAAGLAFGGLHPVVALYATFINRAFDQVLMDVALHRAGVTFVLDRAGVTGPDGPSHHGMWDLAILQVIPHIRLAAPRDSTRLREELAEAVVVDDGPTVLRFPKGSTGIEYDAVERLSDGVDVLLRSAQQDVLIVTVGPMAGMGLEVAARLAAQGIGATVVDPRWVVPVPQSIIGLAAAHRIVVSIEDGVRVGGIGTRIRQDLREAGVDTAVTELGLPDEFLDHGTRAEILERVGLTPQHIARDVVAMVLGSKLPHARALPADDDRSEAGSDTGSDTGSVPVRRAPRD; encoded by the coding sequence ATGACCCTTCTGGAGACGATCCACGGTCCCAGGGACCTCGACGGTCTCACGAAGGAACAGCTCGTCGAGCTGGCCGCCGAGGTCCGCGCCTTCCTGGTCGCGGAGATCTCGAAGACCGGTGGGCATCTGGGGCCGAACCTGGGCGTGGTCGAGATGACCATCGCCATCCACCGCATCTTCGACTCGCCCCGCGACGCCATCGTCTTCGACACCGGGCACCAGTCCTACGTGCACAAGATGCTCACCGGTCGGCAGGACTTCAGCCGCCTCCGCCAGACCGGCGGCCTCGCCGGCTACCCGCAGCGGTCCGAGTCCGAACACGACATCGTGGAGAGCTCGCATGCGTCGAGTTCGCTGTCCTGGGCCGACGGCATCTCCCGTGCGTTCGAGATGACCGGGCAGAGCGACCGCAACGTCATCGCCGTCGTCGGCGACGGCTCCCTCACCGGCGGCATGACCTGGGAAGCGCTGAACAACATCAGCGACGACAACAACCGCCGGCTCATCATCGTCATCAACGACAACGGCCGCTCCTACGCGCCCACCATCGGCGGCATGGCCCGGTTTCTCAACACGGTGCGGCTGCGCCGCAGCTACAAGGCGGCGTACATCACCAGCCGCCAGGCCTTCGACCACATGGGCGCTCCGGCCCGGGCGATCTTCCGCGGCGTGCGCGGCGGCCTGCACGGCTTCCTGAGCCGGTTCTCCAACAACGAGGCCCTGTACTCCAACCTCGACATCAAGTACATCGGGCCGGTCGACGGCCACGACATGGAAGCCATGCTCGAGGCGCTCACCCAGGCCAAGGAGTACGGCGCCCCGGTTATCGTGCACACCATCACCCAGAAGGGCAAGGGCTACGACCCGGCGGTCCAGGACGTGGCCGACCAGTTCCACGCCGTCGGCGTGATCGACCCCGAGACGGGCGAGCCCACCGAATCCGCCGGCGCCCCCTCCTGGACCTCGGTCTTCGCCGATGAACTGCTGAACCTCGCCACCGACAACCCCAAGCTGGTGGCCATCACTGCCGCGATGTTGCGGCCCACCGGACTGCACAAGATGGCCGAGCGCTTCCCCGAGCGCGTACACGACGTCGGCATCGCCGAGCAGCACGCGGTCACCAGCGCCGCCGGCCTCGCCTTCGGCGGCCTGCACCCCGTCGTGGCCCTGTACGCCACGTTCATCAACCGTGCCTTCGACCAGGTGCTGATGGATGTCGCCCTGCACCGCGCGGGTGTCACCTTCGTGCTCGACCGGGCTGGTGTGACCGGACCGGACGGACCCAGCCACCACGGCATGTGGGACCTCGCGATCCTCCAGGTCATCCCGCATATCCGTCTGGCGGCACCGCGCGACTCCACGCGCCTGCGCGAAGAACTCGCCGAGGCCGTCGTGGTCGATGACGGGCCCACCGTGCTGCGCTTCCCCAAGGGCAGTACCGGCATCGAGTATGACGCCGTCGAGCGGCTCTCCGACGGCGTCGATGTACTGCTGCGGAGCGCGCAGCAGGATGTTCTCATCGTGACGGTCGGCCCCATGGCCGGCATGGGCCTCGAGGTCGCCGCCCGACTCGCCGCGCAGGGCATCGGTGCAACTGTCGTCGACCCACGCTGGGTGGTCCCTGTTCCGCAGAGCATCATCGGGCTCGCCGCCGCGCACCGTATTGTGGTGAGCATCGAGGACGGCGTCCGGGTCGGCGGCATCGGAACCCGCATCCGCCAGGACCTCCGCGAAGCCGGCGTGGACACCGCCGTGACCGAGCTGGGCCTGCCCGACGAGTTCCTCGACCACGGCACCCGCGCCGAGATCCTCGAGCGCGTCGGTCTGACCCCGCAGCACATCGCTCGCGACGTCGTCGCGATGGTGCTGGGCAGCAAGCTGCCGCATGCCAGGGCCCTTCCGGCGGATGACGATCGCAGCGAGGCCGGCTCAGACACGGGCTCAGATACGGGCTCCGTCCCCGTGCGGCGCGCCCCCCGCGACTAG
- a CDS encoding DUF3710 domain-containing protein: MSDNVNPGTGSNSDGPEPAESELTEAELTEGEPAPDPHAKSAPDDREVDGPLDESEANPVRPYVDLGGVKILPREGLHLRLEIEEGSKRVVAIGLDYAGSTLQVQPFAAPRSSGLWHEIRSQIADQIARQGGSTTPREGPFGPELVAEIPVAAGQGPSGTTRLARFIGVDGPRWFLRGVIAGEGAINPDAAAQIEDLFRSIVVVRGSAPMPPRDLIPLRMPATPAGNPEPSGA, from the coding sequence GTGAGTGACAACGTGAATCCCGGCACGGGCTCGAACAGCGACGGCCCCGAGCCCGCTGAGTCCGAGCTCACCGAGGCAGAGCTCACCGAGGGCGAGCCGGCACCGGACCCGCACGCGAAGTCTGCCCCTGACGACCGCGAGGTCGACGGCCCCCTTGACGAGTCAGAGGCCAACCCCGTTCGCCCGTATGTCGACCTCGGCGGCGTGAAGATCCTGCCCCGCGAGGGCCTGCACCTGCGTCTCGAGATCGAAGAGGGCAGCAAGCGCGTCGTGGCCATCGGCCTGGACTACGCCGGTTCCACCCTGCAGGTCCAGCCGTTCGCGGCACCGCGCTCAAGTGGCCTGTGGCATGAGATCCGCAGCCAGATCGCCGACCAGATCGCCCGCCAGGGTGGTTCGACCACGCCGCGGGAGGGTCCGTTCGGCCCTGAGCTCGTCGCCGAGATCCCTGTAGCCGCCGGCCAGGGCCCGAGTGGGACCACCCGGTTGGCCCGCTTCATCGGCGTGGACGGCCCGCGCTGGTTCCTCCGCGGTGTCATCGCCGGCGAGGGTGCCATCAACCCGGATGCCGCCGCGCAGATCGAAGACCTCTTCCGCAGCATCGTTGTCGTGCGCGGTTCTGCCCCCATGCCGCCGCGTGACCTGATTCCGCTGCGAATGCCGGCGACCCCGGCCGGCAACCCCGAGCCCAGCGGCGCCTAA
- a CDS encoding DUF3093 domain-containing protein encodes MPEYREKLRPSPWLFVIIALVIPASLLVFLPISMLAGVLTAAGLYLGSALLVVLASPTVQVSGGTLTAGRATIDTALLGEAVAFDGADATAERGPRLDARAWLLIRGWVPGVVRIPLEDPTDPAPYWLVSSRQPQKMAAAINRSRRPASSN; translated from the coding sequence ATGCCCGAATATCGCGAAAAACTCCGGCCGTCCCCCTGGCTGTTCGTCATCATCGCTCTCGTGATTCCCGCGAGCCTGCTGGTCTTCCTGCCGATATCGATGCTCGCGGGCGTCCTGACGGCGGCGGGGCTCTACCTCGGCAGTGCACTGCTGGTGGTCCTGGCTTCCCCGACCGTGCAGGTCTCTGGCGGCACGCTCACGGCCGGCCGGGCCACCATCGACACCGCGCTGCTGGGCGAGGCCGTTGCCTTCGACGGGGCGGATGCCACGGCCGAGCGCGGGCCGCGGCTCGACGCCCGTGCGTGGCTGCTGATCCGCGGCTGGGTCCCCGGGGTCGTGCGTATCCCGCTCGAGGATCCCACCGACCCGGCGCCGTACTGGCTGGTCTCCAGTCGCCAGCCACAGAAAATGGCCGCCGCGATCAATCGATCGCGACGGCCAGCATCAAGTAACTAA
- a CDS encoding aconitate hydratase yields the protein MSAVNSFGARDTLRVGSTDYEVFRLDAVEGFEKLPFSLKVLLENLLRTEDGANITAEHIRALGSWVPTADPDTEIQFTPARVIMQDFTGVPCIVDLATMREAVADLGGDPNTINPLAPAELVIDHSVIADLFGSDNALERNVEIEYERNGERYQFLRWGQTAFDDFKVVPPGTGIVHQVNIEYLARVTFTREVGGVLRAYPDTCVGTDSHTTMVNGLGVLGWGVGGIEAEAAMLGQPVSMLIPKVVGFKLNGSIPAGVTATDVVLTITQMLRKHGVVGKFVEFYGEGVAQVPLANRATIGNMSPEFGSTAAMFPIDDVTLGYLRLTGRSEDQVALVEAYSKLQGLWHNPEQEPVFSEYLELDLGTVVPSIAGPKRPQDRVELSNAKSQFEIDLQNYATHDLSMVDAAVEASFPASDPIGFTAQDEQTAHQISHQHVSHAPVSVSSPVPITTADGAQYTLDHGAVAVAAITSCTNTSNPSVMLAAGLLARNAVRKGLTSKPWVKTTLAPGSKVVTDYYAKAGLTGDLEALGFYTVGYGCTVCIGNTGPLIDEVSAAINENDLAVTAVLSGNRNFEGRISPDVKMNYLASPPLVIAYALAGSMNFDFDTDALGVGSDGTEVFLKDIWPDSAEVQATIDSSIDTAMFTKEYGEVFAGDERWRSLPTPDSEVFQWDPESTYVRKPPYFDGMTLETTPVSDIVDARVLAKLGDSVTTDHISPAGNIKADSPAGAYLMEHGVERGDFNSYGSRRGNHEIMIRGTFANIRLRNQLLDGVEGGYTRDFTKPDAPQSFIYDASQNYQAGGTPLVIFGGKEYGSGSSRDWAAKGTSLLGVKAVITESFERIHRSNLIGMGVVPLQFPAGESWASLGLDGTESVSITGLEELNAGTTPKTVHVVATPTAHSAPDKAVVEFDAVVRIDTPGEADYYRNGGILQYVLRSLVA from the coding sequence GTGTCTGCTGTAAATAGTTTTGGAGCTCGGGACACCCTGCGCGTCGGTTCGACGGACTACGAGGTCTTTCGCCTGGACGCCGTCGAGGGATTCGAGAAGCTGCCGTTCAGCCTCAAGGTCCTGCTGGAGAACCTGCTCCGCACCGAAGACGGTGCGAACATCACCGCGGAACACATCCGCGCCCTCGGTTCCTGGGTGCCGACCGCTGACCCCGACACCGAGATCCAGTTCACGCCGGCCCGCGTGATCATGCAGGACTTCACCGGTGTTCCCTGCATCGTCGACCTCGCCACCATGCGTGAGGCCGTCGCCGACCTCGGTGGCGACCCCAACACGATCAACCCGCTCGCCCCGGCCGAGCTGGTCATCGACCACTCCGTGATCGCCGACCTCTTCGGCAGCGACAACGCCCTCGAACGCAACGTCGAGATCGAATACGAGCGCAACGGCGAGCGCTACCAGTTCCTCCGTTGGGGCCAGACCGCCTTCGACGACTTCAAGGTCGTTCCGCCGGGAACCGGCATCGTGCACCAGGTCAACATCGAATACCTGGCCCGCGTCACCTTCACCCGGGAAGTGGGCGGCGTCCTCCGCGCCTACCCGGACACCTGCGTCGGCACCGACTCGCACACCACCATGGTCAACGGCCTCGGAGTGCTCGGCTGGGGCGTCGGCGGCATCGAAGCCGAGGCGGCCATGCTCGGCCAGCCCGTCTCCATGCTCATCCCCAAGGTCGTCGGCTTCAAGCTCAACGGTTCCATCCCCGCCGGCGTCACGGCCACGGATGTCGTGCTCACCATCACGCAGATGCTGCGGAAGCACGGCGTCGTGGGCAAGTTCGTCGAATTCTACGGCGAGGGCGTCGCCCAGGTCCCGCTGGCCAACCGCGCCACCATCGGCAACATGAGCCCGGAGTTCGGCTCCACGGCCGCCATGTTCCCCATCGACGACGTCACCCTGGGCTACCTGCGCCTCACCGGCCGCAGCGAGGACCAGGTGGCCCTGGTCGAGGCCTACTCCAAGCTCCAGGGCCTCTGGCACAACCCGGAACAGGAGCCCGTCTTCAGCGAATACCTGGAGCTGGACCTCGGCACCGTCGTGCCCTCCATCGCCGGCCCGAAGCGCCCGCAGGACCGGGTCGAACTCAGCAACGCCAAGAGCCAGTTCGAGATCGACCTGCAGAACTACGCCACCCACGACCTGTCCATGGTGGATGCCGCCGTCGAGGCGTCATTCCCGGCGTCAGACCCCATCGGATTCACCGCCCAGGACGAGCAGACCGCTCACCAGATCTCCCACCAGCACGTGAGCCACGCTCCCGTCTCGGTGTCGAGCCCGGTGCCGATCACCACCGCGGATGGTGCTCAGTACACCCTCGACCACGGCGCCGTGGCCGTCGCGGCCATCACAAGCTGCACCAACACCTCCAACCCCTCGGTCATGCTCGCCGCGGGCCTGCTTGCCCGCAACGCGGTGCGGAAGGGCCTCACGTCCAAGCCGTGGGTCAAGACCACCCTGGCTCCCGGCTCCAAGGTCGTCACCGACTACTACGCCAAGGCCGGCCTCACGGGTGACCTCGAGGCCCTGGGCTTCTACACCGTCGGTTACGGCTGCACGGTGTGCATCGGCAACACCGGTCCGCTCATCGACGAGGTGTCCGCCGCGATCAACGAGAACGACCTCGCCGTCACAGCCGTGCTCTCGGGCAACCGCAACTTCGAGGGCAGGATCAGTCCAGACGTCAAGATGAACTACCTGGCCAGCCCGCCGCTGGTCATCGCCTACGCCCTGGCCGGGTCGATGAACTTCGACTTCGACACCGACGCTCTCGGCGTCGGCAGCGACGGCACCGAGGTGTTCCTGAAGGACATCTGGCCCGACTCCGCCGAGGTGCAGGCCACCATCGACAGCTCCATCGACACGGCCATGTTCACCAAGGAATACGGTGAAGTGTTCGCCGGGGACGAGCGCTGGCGCTCCCTGCCCACGCCCGACAGCGAGGTGTTCCAGTGGGACCCCGAGTCCACTTACGTGCGGAAGCCCCCGTACTTCGACGGCATGACGCTGGAGACCACTCCGGTCTCCGACATCGTCGACGCGCGGGTGCTGGCGAAACTGGGCGACTCGGTCACCACCGACCACATCTCCCCGGCCGGCAACATCAAGGCCGACAGCCCGGCGGGCGCGTACCTGATGGAGCACGGCGTCGAACGCGGCGACTTCAACTCCTACGGCTCGCGTCGCGGCAACCACGAGATCATGATCCGCGGTACCTTCGCCAACATCCGGCTGCGCAACCAGCTGCTCGACGGCGTCGAGGGCGGGTATACCCGCGACTTCACCAAGCCGGATGCTCCGCAGTCGTTCATCTACGACGCCAGTCAGAACTACCAGGCGGGCGGAACGCCCCTGGTGATCTTCGGCGGCAAGGAGTACGGCTCCGGGTCGTCCCGCGACTGGGCGGCCAAGGGCACCAGCCTGTTGGGCGTCAAGGCCGTCATCACCGAGAGCTTCGAGCGTATCCACCGCTCCAACCTGATCGGAATGGGCGTTGTCCCGCTCCAGTTCCCGGCCGGCGAAAGCTGGGCGTCACTGGGCCTGGACGGCACCGAGAGCGTCTCCATCACGGGCCTCGAGGAACTCAACGCGGGCACGACGCCCAAGACCGTGCACGTCGTCGCGACCCCCACGGCGCACTCGGCACCGGACAAGGCCGTCGTCGAGTTCGACGCCGTCGTGCGCATCGACACCCCCGGTGAGGCCGACTACTACCGCAACGGCGGCATCCTGCAGTACGTGCTGCGCTCCCTGGTGGCCTAA
- a CDS encoding 3-hydroxyacyl-CoA dehydrogenase NAD-binding domain-containing protein: MTDTSSAMSTDYAGVDFSPLVAISADEVVTHSLVRDVPLSGGRTLALLTLDNGRDHTRPNTLGPITLLEFAATLDELAGRAARREIHGVAVTGKPFILAAGADLSKVGEIPSREVGKLLAQLGHHALGKLSTLGVPSFVFINGLALGGGLEIALNADYRSVDATAPAIALPEVFLGLIPGWGGSYLLPNLVGIENALKVIIENPLKNNRTLTGADALELGIADVMFRSVTFLEESISWADGVIAGTTAVSRPHVPGKIERLVKWDAAIGIARKMLTSRIGEVAASPYAALDLLKAAKSGSKAEAFAREDDVLADLISGDQLPASIYAFNLVQKRAKRPAGAPDKALARPIGKVGVIGAGLMASQFALLFVRRLRVPVVITDLDQARVDKGVAYIHGEIKTLQDKGRISSDEANRLRALVTGTTDKADFADADWVIEAVFEELGVKQEVFAEIEKHISPTAILATNTSSLSVEQIGAKLEHPERLVGFHFFNPVAVMPLIEVVNTPATDEVTLATAMVIAAKLRKNAVITRDTPGFVVNRVLAKLLGEAMHAVDTGTPFEIVNGALSPFGLPMTPFELLELVGLKVGAHVLDTHHAAFPDRFFESTNLHRLAEHGTILDRNAKGQVTGFNKGAQKIVAGGTTPMTAEQILRRVEDGLADEIKRMLDDDVVHAPEDIDLCMLLGAGWPFQMGGVTPYLDRVGASERVFGGTFHTPMIRGVSAATAVLN, encoded by the coding sequence ATGACCGACACCTCCTCCGCCATGTCCACCGACTACGCCGGCGTGGACTTCAGCCCGCTCGTTGCGATCTCCGCCGACGAGGTCGTCACCCACTCCCTGGTGCGCGACGTGCCGCTGTCCGGCGGCCGCACGCTCGCCCTGCTCACCCTGGACAACGGGCGCGACCACACCCGCCCCAACACGCTGGGGCCCATCACCCTGCTGGAATTCGCCGCGACCCTGGACGAGCTGGCCGGGCGTGCGGCCCGCAGGGAGATCCACGGAGTGGCCGTGACCGGCAAACCGTTCATCCTGGCCGCCGGCGCCGACCTCAGCAAGGTGGGTGAGATCCCCTCCCGCGAGGTGGGCAAGCTACTCGCCCAACTCGGCCACCACGCGCTCGGCAAGCTCAGCACCCTCGGTGTCCCGTCCTTCGTCTTCATCAACGGACTCGCGCTCGGCGGCGGGTTGGAGATCGCCCTGAACGCCGACTACCGCTCGGTGGACGCGACGGCGCCAGCGATCGCCCTGCCGGAGGTCTTCCTCGGGCTGATTCCGGGCTGGGGCGGCTCCTACCTGCTACCCAACCTCGTCGGCATCGAGAACGCCCTCAAGGTGATCATCGAGAACCCGCTCAAGAACAACCGTACCCTCACGGGCGCCGATGCCCTGGAGCTGGGAATCGCCGACGTGATGTTCCGTTCGGTTACCTTCCTGGAGGAGTCGATCTCGTGGGCCGACGGTGTCATCGCAGGTACCACAGCCGTGTCGCGCCCGCATGTCCCCGGCAAGATCGAGCGCCTGGTCAAGTGGGATGCCGCCATCGGCATCGCCCGCAAGATGCTGACCTCCCGCATCGGCGAGGTGGCCGCATCCCCCTACGCAGCCCTCGACCTGCTCAAGGCCGCCAAGAGCGGCAGCAAGGCCGAGGCATTCGCCCGGGAGGACGACGTGCTCGCCGACCTGATCTCGGGCGACCAGTTGCCGGCCAGCATCTACGCGTTCAACCTGGTGCAGAAGCGCGCCAAGCGCCCTGCGGGGGCTCCGGACAAGGCGCTCGCCCGACCGATCGGCAAGGTCGGCGTGATCGGGGCTGGACTCATGGCCAGCCAGTTCGCGCTGCTCTTCGTGCGGCGGCTGCGCGTTCCCGTCGTGATCACCGACCTCGACCAGGCCAGGGTCGACAAGGGCGTGGCCTACATCCACGGCGAGATCAAGACCCTGCAGGACAAGGGCCGGATCAGCTCCGACGAGGCCAACCGGCTGCGGGCCCTCGTGACGGGCACCACCGACAAGGCCGACTTCGCCGACGCTGACTGGGTCATCGAGGCCGTGTTCGAAGAACTCGGCGTCAAGCAGGAGGTGTTCGCCGAGATCGAGAAGCACATCTCCCCCACCGCGATCCTGGCCACGAACACCTCGTCCCTCTCGGTGGAGCAGATCGGGGCGAAGCTTGAGCATCCGGAACGGCTCGTCGGGTTCCACTTCTTCAACCCTGTGGCAGTGATGCCGTTGATCGAGGTCGTCAACACGCCCGCGACCGACGAGGTCACTCTCGCCACCGCGATGGTGATCGCGGCCAAGCTGCGGAAGAATGCCGTCATCACCCGGGACACCCCCGGGTTCGTGGTCAACCGGGTGCTGGCCAAGCTTCTCGGCGAGGCCATGCACGCCGTGGACACCGGCACCCCCTTCGAGATCGTCAACGGCGCCCTCTCGCCCTTCGGCCTGCCGATGACACCGTTCGAGCTTCTCGAGCTGGTCGGCCTCAAGGTGGGCGCCCACGTGCTGGACACCCACCACGCGGCCTTCCCCGACCGCTTCTTCGAAAGCACCAATCTGCACCGCCTCGCGGAGCACGGCACTATCCTGGACCGCAACGCCAAGGGCCAGGTCACCGGGTTCAACAAGGGCGCCCAGAAGATCGTGGCGGGCGGAACCACGCCGATGACCGCAGAACAGATCCTGCGGCGGGTCGAGGACGGCCTCGCCGACGAGATCAAGCGGATGCTCGACGACGACGTGGTGCACGCCCCGGAGGACATCGACCTGTGCATGCTCCTCGGTGCGGGCTGGCCGTTCCAGATGGGCGGCGTCACGCCCTACCTCGACCGGGTGGGAGCGAGTGAGCGGGTCTTCGGCGGTACCTTCCACACCCCGATGATCCGAGGCGTGAGCGCCGCCACGGCCGTCCTGAACTAG
- a CDS encoding DUF4193 domain-containing protein has product MATDYDAPRKTEDDSESIEALKERVPDKMSGVVDVDDSDNPGGFDLPGADLSDLDLDVVVLPPQADEFTCVECFLVKHRSQMSHETKLGPVCLECDA; this is encoded by the coding sequence ATGGCAACCGACTACGACGCACCGCGAAAGACCGAAGACGACTCAGAGTCGATTGAGGCCCTCAAGGAGCGTGTACCCGACAAGATGTCCGGTGTCGTTGATGTTGACGACTCCGACAACCCCGGTGGTTTCGACCTCCCGGGCGCCGATCTGTCCGACCTCGACCTCGACGTCGTCGTCCTGCCTCCGCAGGCCGACGAGTTCACCTGCGTGGAGTGCTTCCTCGTGAAGCACCGTTCGCAGATGTCGCACGAGACCAAGCTCGGCCCGGTCTGCCTGGAGTGCGACGCCTAA
- a CDS encoding DUF3159 domain-containing protein, whose translation MTDSTSRPEPDQSTPDDGAASVAAETPAAAPTEPTAGSALADGMAAAARRAGFSPAADGEPISGHALLAAMGGIRGLVEAVLPGLVFLVTYTFTRELIPSLVAPVLIGLVFFALRLARKQTVTQAVGGLVGIAISAVLALLTGRAEDFYLPGFWTNGVYGTVLLVSALVGWPLIGVAVGFLMGEQLAWRSDPSKRRVMTILTFMWAGLFILRLAVQLPLYYAGNVEWLGATKLLMGIPLYAPLLVLSWLMVRSVYAATAAQESSD comes from the coding sequence ATGACGGATTCCACCTCCCGGCCCGAGCCCGACCAGTCCACGCCCGACGATGGGGCAGCCTCCGTCGCCGCAGAGACGCCGGCGGCGGCCCCGACGGAACCGACGGCAGGCAGCGCACTCGCCGACGGGATGGCCGCCGCCGCCCGGCGCGCCGGATTCAGTCCGGCCGCCGACGGCGAGCCGATCAGCGGCCACGCCCTCCTGGCCGCCATGGGCGGAATCCGCGGTCTGGTCGAGGCCGTGCTGCCCGGTCTGGTCTTCCTGGTCACGTATACGTTCACCCGGGAGCTGATCCCGTCCCTGGTCGCTCCGGTGCTCATCGGCCTGGTCTTCTTCGCACTCCGGCTGGCCCGCAAGCAGACCGTCACGCAGGCCGTCGGCGGGCTGGTCGGCATCGCCATCAGTGCGGTGCTCGCTCTGCTCACCGGTCGCGCCGAGGACTTCTACCTGCCCGGGTTCTGGACCAACGGCGTGTACGGCACCGTGCTCCTGGTGTCGGCCCTCGTCGGCTGGCCCCTCATCGGTGTGGCCGTCGGGTTCCTGATGGGGGAGCAACTCGCCTGGCGCTCCGACCCGTCCAAACGCCGGGTGATGACCATCCTCACCTTCATGTGGGCCGGCCTGTTCATCCTCCGCCTCGCGGTGCAGCTTCCCCTGTACTACGCCGGGAACGTCGAGTGGCTGGGCGCGACCAAGCTGTTGATGGGGATTCCGCTCTATGCGCCGTTGCTCGTACTGTCCTGGCTGATGGTGCGCTCGGTCTATGCGGCGACGGCCGCGCAGGAGTCCAGCGACTAG